A genomic window from Schistocerca serialis cubense isolate TAMUIC-IGC-003099 chromosome 4, iqSchSeri2.2, whole genome shotgun sequence includes:
- the LOC126474262 gene encoding cuticle protein 21-like produces MKILVLLSAVTAACLASPGFLAGGATPLDAFRCAGVPCSLAGLPAVSYAASAPAGVVFPGAAPVALTSQFHAQDELGQYSYGYQGGPSAKSETRAFDGSVSGGYSYVDANGVLQTAQYVSDPVNGFRVAATNLPTATARPVEDTPEVMRARAAHAAFVADAAARSAALAAAATPAPPAAAPEARDGQQAARTAPAPPASAATGRAAPAHPPSATSYANLVIGPSGVPLDTPEVAAARAADAVAHLQAKAAALFG; encoded by the coding sequence GTCCTGCTGAGCGCCGTGACGGCGGCCTGCCTCGCCTCTCCCGGCTTCCTGGCTGGCGGCGCGACGCCGCTGGACGCCTTCCGCTGCGCCGGCGTGCCCTGCAGCCTGGCCGGGCTGCCCGCCGTATCCTACGCCGCCTCGGCGCCCGCCGGCGTCGTCTTCCCCGGCGCCGCGCCCGTCGCGCTGACGTCACAGTTCCACGCGCAGGACGAGCTGGGCCAGTATAGCTACGGCTACCAGGGCGGGCCGTCGGCCAAGTCCGAGACGCGGGCCTTCGACGGCTCCGTGTCCGGCGGCTACTCCTACGTGGACGCCAACGGCGTGCTGCAGACGGCGCAGTACGTCTCCGACCCGGTGAACGGCTTCCGCGTCGCCGCCACCAACCTGCCGACCGCCACAGCGCGGCCCGTGGAGGACACGCCCGAGGTGATGCGGGCGCGCGCCGCCCACGCCGCCTTCGTGGCTGACGCAGCCGCGCGCTCCGCcgccctcgccgccgccgccacccccgcGCCCCCGGCCGCCGCCCCCGAGGCGCGGGACGGCCAGCAGGCCGCCCGAACCGCCCCCGCACCGCCCGCCTCCGCTGCCACCGGCCGCGCCGCCCCCGCACACCCGCCCTCTGCTACCAGCTACGCCAACCTCGTGATAGGACCTTCGGGAGTGCCGCTGGACACCCCCGAAGTGGCCGCCGCCCGCGCCGCTGACGCCGTCGCCCACCTGCAAGCCAAGGCGGCGGCACTCTTCGGCTGA